Proteins encoded together in one Altererythrobacter epoxidivorans window:
- the ftsH gene encoding ATP-dependent zinc metalloprotease FtsH, which yields MNDENDPNTGGEGPNPWVKSLMIWGGVFLALLMVVTMFGNSNQPTGTAIPYSDFREKVAEGSVKEVVVAPEKITGTMSNDAAFTTIPVANDPGLTKLLDENGVKYSGAESDEGNILLYILVQTLPFLLILGIAFFALRQVQKGGGGGAMGFGKSKAKLLTERQGRVTFDDVAGIDEAREELEEIVEFLKDPHRFSKLGGQIPKGALLVGSPGTGKTLLARAIAGEAGVPFFTISGSDFVEMFVGVGASRVRDMFEQAKKNAPCIVFIDEIDAVGRHRGNGIGNSNDEREQTLNQLLVEMDGFEANEGIIIIAATNRPDVLDPALLRPGRFDRQVVVPIPDIDGREKILSVHMKKVPLAPDVNPRTIARGTPGFSGADLANLVNEAALLAARRNKRLVAMQEFEDAKDKVMMGTERRSMVMTDDEKKMTAYHEAGHALVSLNEPASDPIHKATIIPRGRALGMVMRLPERDSYSYHRDKMHANLAVAMGGRVAEEIIFGHDKVSSGASGDIQYATDLARSMVTKWGMSDKLGPLQYEESQEGYLGMGQTARTMAGSETNKLIDAEIKELVESGLKRATEILTDQEDKLHLLAQALLEYETLTGEEIDKLMSDGKIDRPDAPSGPTIAKPPQGSSIPKAGKKFGGSEGPAPQGA from the coding sequence ATGAACGACGAAAACGATCCGAACACAGGCGGCGAAGGCCCCAACCCCTGGGTGAAGAGCCTGATGATCTGGGGCGGGGTGTTTCTCGCCCTGCTGATGGTCGTCACCATGTTCGGCAATTCGAACCAGCCGACCGGCACCGCGATCCCTTATTCGGATTTCCGCGAAAAGGTTGCCGAAGGTTCGGTGAAGGAAGTCGTCGTCGCGCCGGAAAAGATCACCGGCACGATGAGCAACGATGCCGCGTTCACGACCATTCCCGTTGCCAACGACCCCGGCCTGACCAAGCTGCTGGATGAAAACGGCGTCAAATATTCGGGCGCTGAATCGGATGAAGGCAACATCCTGCTCTACATCCTCGTCCAGACCCTGCCGTTCCTGCTGATCCTCGGCATCGCGTTCTTCGCGCTGCGCCAGGTGCAGAAGGGTGGCGGCGGCGGTGCCATGGGCTTCGGCAAGTCGAAGGCCAAGCTGCTGACCGAACGCCAGGGCCGCGTCACTTTCGACGACGTTGCCGGGATCGACGAAGCTCGCGAGGAGCTGGAAGAAATCGTCGAATTCCTGAAGGACCCGCATCGCTTCTCCAAGCTTGGTGGCCAGATCCCCAAGGGCGCACTGCTGGTCGGTTCGCCGGGTACCGGTAAGACGCTGCTCGCCCGCGCCATCGCAGGCGAGGCCGGCGTGCCGTTCTTCACCATTTCGGGTTCGGACTTCGTCGAAATGTTCGTCGGCGTCGGCGCCAGCCGCGTCCGCGACATGTTCGAACAGGCGAAGAAGAACGCGCCATGCATCGTCTTCATCGACGAAATCGACGCCGTCGGTCGCCATCGCGGCAACGGTATCGGCAATTCGAACGACGAGCGCGAGCAGACGCTGAACCAGCTGCTGGTCGAAATGGACGGTTTCGAAGCCAACGAAGGCATCATCATCATCGCCGCGACCAACCGTCCCGACGTGCTCGACCCCGCACTGCTGCGTCCGGGCCGTTTCGACCGCCAGGTCGTGGTGCCGATCCCCGATATCGATGGCCGCGAGAAAATCCTTTCGGTCCACATGAAGAAAGTGCCGCTGGCACCCGACGTAAACCCGCGCACGATTGCACGCGGCACGCCGGGCTTCTCCGGTGCCGACCTTGCCAACCTCGTCAACGAAGCTGCCCTGCTGGCCGCCCGCCGCAACAAGCGGCTCGTCGCGATGCAAGAATTCGAGGACGCCAAGGACAAGGTCATGATGGGGACCGAGCGCCGCTCGATGGTCATGACCGACGACGAGAAGAAGATGACCGCCTATCACGAGGCCGGGCACGCGCTCGTGTCGCTGAACGAGCCGGCATCCGACCCGATCCACAAGGCGACGATCATTCCGCGCGGTCGTGCGCTGGGCATGGTCATGCGCCTGCCGGAACGTGACAGCTATTCCTATCACCGCGACAAGATGCACGCGAACCTCGCTGTCGCCATGGGCGGCCGCGTCGCCGAAGAAATCATCTTCGGTCACGACAAGGTATCGTCGGGTGCATCGGGCGACATCCAGTACGCCACCGACCTTGCCCGCAGCATGGTCACCAAGTGGGGTATGTCGGACAAGTTGGGGCCGCTCCAGTACGAGGAAAGCCAGGAAGGTTATCTCGGCATGGGCCAGACCGCGCGCACGATGGCCGGTTCGGAAACGAACAAGCTGATCGATGCAGAGATCAAGGAACTGGTCGAAAGCGGCCTGAAGCGTGCAACCGAAATCCTGACCGACCAGGAGGACAAGCTCCACCTGCTCGCCCAGGCATTGCTCGAATACGAAACGCTGACCGGCGAGGAAATCGACAAGCTGATGAGCGATGGCAAGATCGACCGTCCGGATGCGCCCAGCGGTCCGACGATCGCGAAGCCGCCGCAGGGTTCTTCGATCCCGAAAGCGGGCAAGAAGTTCGGCGGATCGGAAGGTCCGGCACCGCAAGGCGCCTGA
- a CDS encoding DUF3667 domain-containing protein: MSVTDVSPDTEADGHTHEAACLNCGSPLTGPYCEQCGQRAHVHRTLHAFVHDLLHGVLHFEGKLWRTLPAIALRPGKMTREYIEGKRAKYISPIALYLFVVLVTFATLSLMGGAVKFDDWQDRNSVDMQLEAQIDGLQNLKERREVLSGPASPERDELLTRMYRNRTVKFTAENRDEYRRQAIAAIDRAIPLQEGYVESWRRMKAEGIKTAEFAKDPTSDFTSAGYFTVEPGDLSWLDQQWIKAKENPDLLAYKLQNTAYKFGWLLIPISAPLVSLLFLFGSRRYPMYDHAVFVSYSISVGLFLFLIAAVLSKLGLDALTPIPILLIPVHQAVHFIGTYKQRKHGLLIRLPLLYLFTGFAAAVFILTIGLLSAG; the protein is encoded by the coding sequence GTGAGCGTGACTGACGTTTCGCCCGACACCGAAGCCGACGGGCACACGCACGAGGCTGCCTGCCTCAATTGCGGTTCGCCGCTGACGGGCCCTTATTGCGAACAATGCGGGCAACGCGCCCATGTCCATCGCACGCTCCATGCCTTCGTCCACGACTTGCTGCACGGGGTGCTGCATTTCGAGGGCAAGCTGTGGCGCACCCTTCCCGCCATCGCATTGCGCCCGGGCAAGATGACCCGCGAATATATCGAGGGGAAACGGGCCAAGTACATCTCGCCCATTGCGCTCTATCTGTTCGTGGTCCTCGTCACCTTCGCCACGCTCTCGCTCATGGGCGGTGCGGTCAAATTCGACGACTGGCAGGATCGCAACAGCGTCGACATGCAATTAGAGGCCCAGATCGACGGCCTGCAAAATCTGAAAGAAAGGCGCGAGGTCCTGTCCGGACCGGCCAGTCCCGAACGCGACGAGTTGCTGACACGCATGTATCGCAACCGCACGGTGAAATTCACCGCCGAGAACCGCGACGAATACCGCCGGCAGGCGATCGCCGCGATCGACCGGGCCATCCCCTTGCAGGAAGGCTACGTGGAAAGCTGGCGCCGCATGAAGGCCGAGGGGATCAAGACCGCAGAGTTCGCGAAGGATCCCACGTCCGACTTCACCTCGGCAGGGTATTTCACGGTCGAGCCTGGCGATCTCAGCTGGCTGGACCAGCAATGGATCAAGGCGAAGGAAAACCCCGACCTCCTCGCCTACAAACTGCAGAACACCGCCTACAAGTTCGGGTGGCTGCTGATACCGATCAGCGCGCCCCTGGTCAGCCTGCTGTTCCTGTTCGGGTCACGCCGGTACCCGATGTACGATCATGCCGTTTTCGTATCCTATTCGATCAGCGTCGGGCTGTTCCTGTTCCTGATCGCTGCAGTTCTGAGCAAGTTGGGGCTGGATGCCCTGACCCCGATCCCGATACTGCTGATCCCGGTGCACCAGGCAGTGCACTTCATCGGCACTTACAAGCAGAGAAAGCACGGCCTTCTGATCCGCCTGCCGCTGCTCTACCTGTTCACGGGATTTGCCGCTGCGGTCTTCATCCTGACCATCGGCCTGCTCAGCGCAGGCTGA
- a CDS encoding ABC transporter ATP-binding protein: MSPFDASAAISTRAVTRDFTAGDTTITVLHGIDLDVRAGEMTFLVGESGSGKTTLISIMCGILWPTQGKVQVFGTDIYALGDTELVEFRLDNIGFIFQQYNLIPSIDAAANAAVPLIARGMPVDEARERAKAMLDKLNILDQADKLPNQLSGGQQQRVAIARALVHEPRLVVCDEPTAALDAKSGRRVMDLLREVAVADDRSVIIVTHDNRIFDLADRILVLEDGRITHDGAEMPEEH; encoded by the coding sequence ATGAGCCCGTTCGACGCCTCAGCCGCGATTTCGACGCGCGCCGTAACCCGCGATTTCACCGCTGGCGACACGACGATCACCGTGCTCCACGGGATCGACCTCGACGTTCGTGCCGGCGAGATGACCTTCCTCGTCGGCGAAAGCGGGTCGGGCAAGACCACGCTGATCTCGATCATGTGCGGCATTCTCTGGCCGACGCAGGGCAAGGTGCAGGTATTCGGCACCGATATCTATGCGCTGGGCGATACCGAACTGGTCGAGTTCCGGCTCGACAATATCGGCTTCATTTTCCAGCAGTACAATTTGATCCCCTCGATCGACGCGGCGGCCAATGCCGCAGTCCCGCTCATCGCACGCGGAATGCCGGTGGACGAGGCACGAGAGCGCGCAAAGGCGATGCTCGACAAGCTCAACATCCTCGACCAGGCGGACAAGCTTCCCAACCAGCTATCGGGTGGCCAGCAGCAGCGCGTCGCCATCGCCCGTGCGCTGGTCCACGAACCGCGACTGGTGGTGTGCGACGAACCGACCGCAGCGCTCGACGCCAAATCGGGTCGCCGCGTGATGGACCTGCTGCGCGAAGTTGCGGTGGCCGACGACCGATCGGTCATCATCGTCACCCACGACAATCGTATTTTCGACCTGGCCGACCGCATCCTCGTGCTCGAGGACGGCCGCATTACCCACGACGGCGCCGAAATGCCGGAGGAACACTGA
- a CDS encoding efflux RND transporter periplasmic adaptor subunit produces MALLPKNISISRQVLPVIAALGVLGAIAFIVFGLPDRTLEQPTQQPAQATGALANSPRVAGAGVVEPSSEIIDIGTALAGLVTDLRVQPGQFVGRGEVLFVVDDRSARARLSEANAAIGEASAAIREAQTARATAGKQLALYREIEDPAAVSRAEVIRAEGDASAAASRLELARARLSAAQAAAASARTELGRLTVRAPIAGEILAVNIRPGEYVSTMGSSSPPFIQMGETRPLHVRVDVDEDEANRVDLGKAAQVSPRGAAKDQVEAIFVRAEPLVVPKRSLTNSAQERVDVRVLQLIYALPDSARDKFRVGQQIDAFIPAKAAAK; encoded by the coding sequence ATGGCTTTGCTCCCGAAAAACATCAGCATTTCGCGGCAGGTCCTGCCCGTGATAGCGGCGCTCGGAGTTCTGGGCGCAATCGCCTTCATCGTCTTTGGCCTGCCTGACCGCACGCTGGAGCAACCGACGCAGCAGCCCGCCCAGGCGACCGGTGCCCTTGCGAACTCGCCGCGGGTCGCCGGTGCAGGCGTGGTCGAACCGTCGAGCGAGATCATTGATATCGGAACCGCGCTTGCCGGGCTGGTTACGGACCTCCGCGTCCAGCCGGGGCAGTTCGTGGGCAGGGGCGAAGTGCTGTTCGTGGTCGACGACCGATCGGCCCGCGCCCGCCTGTCGGAAGCGAACGCAGCCATCGGGGAAGCGAGCGCCGCCATCCGCGAAGCGCAGACCGCCCGTGCCACGGCCGGCAAGCAGCTGGCGCTCTATCGCGAAATCGAGGATCCCGCCGCCGTCAGCCGCGCCGAAGTGATCCGCGCAGAAGGGGATGCAAGCGCCGCTGCCAGCCGTCTGGAACTGGCCCGTGCCCGGCTGAGCGCCGCACAGGCCGCCGCAGCGAGCGCGCGAACCGAACTCGGCCGCCTGACCGTGCGCGCACCGATTGCAGGCGAGATCCTGGCAGTGAACATCCGCCCCGGCGAATATGTCAGTACCATGGGCAGCAGCTCTCCGCCCTTCATCCAGATGGGGGAAACCCGCCCCTTGCACGTCCGCGTCGACGTCGACGAGGACGAAGCGAACCGTGTCGATCTGGGCAAGGCAGCGCAGGTCAGCCCGCGCGGAGCGGCAAAAGACCAGGTCGAGGCAATTTTCGTTCGCGCAGAACCCCTTGTCGTGCCGAAGCGGTCGCTGACCAATTCCGCGCAGGAACGGGTCGATGTGCGCGTGTTGCAGTTGATCTATGCCCTGCCCGATAGTGCGCGTGACAAGTTCCGCGTGGGCCAGCAGATCGACGCATTCATCCCGGCAAAGGCTGCAGCGAAGTGA
- a CDS encoding ABC transporter permease — MLWIAIRMLTGDRTKFYGLLFGIAFSTLLITQQLTIFVNLIERGASGVYNVAEAEVWVMDPVSRTTDIAYAMPSTALERVRGVSGVEWAVPHLRANAAVRTDTGDLEQVAIIGVDDATLIGLPKRMFEGDTSVLSRPDSVIIDDVGTSRMYPDQPSPVGEVLELNDQRAVIRGVADAIPSFTSTVVLYTRYSQALRYVPGTRNRLSFVLVGASEGTSAQELAARIEEQTGLRARTRDELAQDGVDFVIQNTGIPFNFGITVLLGFIVGVAIVGLTFSLFIRDNIKQFGALKAIGVTNAKIVRMVAVQAGMVGAIGYSLGLIGTALFIWGFSGDPTFKGFYIPWQIPLFSLVAVTLILAITGFIALRSVLRTEPAAVFR; from the coding sequence ATGCTGTGGATCGCGATCAGAATGCTGACGGGAGACAGGACCAAGTTCTATGGCCTGTTGTTCGGCATCGCCTTTTCCACCCTGCTCATCACTCAGCAGCTGACCATTTTCGTCAATCTGATCGAACGCGGAGCGAGCGGGGTCTACAACGTGGCGGAGGCGGAAGTCTGGGTTATGGACCCGGTCAGCCGCACCACCGACATCGCCTATGCCATGCCCTCGACCGCGCTGGAGCGAGTGCGCGGCGTTTCGGGCGTCGAATGGGCCGTGCCGCACCTGCGCGCCAATGCCGCCGTCCGCACCGATACGGGCGACCTCGAACAGGTGGCCATCATCGGCGTCGACGATGCCACGCTGATTGGCCTGCCTAAACGCATGTTCGAAGGCGACACATCGGTCCTGTCGCGCCCTGACAGCGTGATCATCGACGATGTCGGGACGAGCCGCATGTATCCCGACCAGCCGAGCCCGGTTGGCGAAGTCCTCGAACTCAACGACCAGCGTGCGGTCATCCGCGGGGTTGCCGATGCAATCCCCAGCTTCACCAGCACTGTCGTTCTCTACACGCGCTATTCGCAGGCGCTCCGCTATGTCCCCGGCACCCGCAACCGGTTGAGCTTCGTACTCGTCGGCGCGTCCGAAGGCACCAGCGCGCAGGAGCTTGCCGCGCGCATCGAGGAGCAGACCGGACTCCGCGCCCGGACCCGCGACGAGCTGGCACAGGACGGGGTCGACTTCGTCATCCAGAACACCGGCATCCCGTTCAATTTCGGGATTACCGTGCTGCTCGGCTTCATTGTCGGCGTTGCCATCGTCGGCCTGACCTTCAGCCTGTTCATTCGCGACAACATCAAGCAGTTCGGTGCGCTGAAGGCGATCGGCGTGACCAACGCCAAGATCGTGCGGATGGTCGCGGTCCAGGCGGGGATGGTCGGTGCAATCGGCTATTCGCTCGGCCTGATCGGCACTGCGCTCTTCATCTGGGGCTTCAGCGGCGACCCGACCTTCAAGGGGTTCTACATCCCGTGGCAGATACCGCTGTTCTCGCTCGTCGCGGTGACGCTGATCCTTGCCATCACCGGCTTCATCGCGCTGCGCAGCGTGCTCAGGACCGAACCAGCGGCGGTGTTCAGATGA
- the rpoZ gene encoding DNA-directed RNA polymerase subunit omega, whose protein sequence is MARVTVEDCVDKVPNRFDLVLLAAERARQISGGSELTIDRDRDKNPVVALREIAEQTVRPKELKESVIVNLQKILPDDEDEADEIGSLSQSAEALRITASAPTRSTSIGADYDG, encoded by the coding sequence ATGGCGCGCGTTACCGTCGAAGATTGCGTCGACAAAGTCCCCAACCGCTTCGATCTCGTCCTGCTCGCAGCAGAGCGTGCACGCCAGATTTCGGGCGGCAGCGAGCTGACCATCGATCGCGACCGCGACAAGAACCCGGTTGTTGCCCTGCGCGAGATCGCCGAACAGACTGTAAGGCCGAAGGAACTCAAGGAATCGGTCATCGTGAACCTGCAGAAGATCCTGCCGGACGACGAAGACGAAGCCGATGAAATCGGTTCGCTCAGCCAGTCGGCAGAAGCCCTGCGCATCACTGCCTCGGCCCCGACCCGTTCCACTTCGATCGGCGCCGATTACGACGGCTGA
- a CDS encoding efflux transporter outer membrane subunit, producing the protein MRRTHLALMAAPLALSACVAGPAPQIETPRPVLPDTFLFAPQAEEGAALAALLPTDDAAFTTLAGLALNDAPTLSEALARVEAARAGAARAGANRLPSIGADASVTATRTNPAQFAASLPPGIGIDTERTAYAANVTARWDLDLFGVLKASERAALARVDAADAQAQAVRLALIAEIAATVIDYRSVEARGYTLSQDMEAATAIARLAADREQAGLAPGFDRIRAEATAATTRSRLAALGSEKARLFGRLVTLTGAQPEVVKQAFVSPLPVTSAPAAPATLPSQLLANRPDVRGAEANLAASDAELAATARQRFPKLTLSAAIGLLAFSPGDLFDEDSIVGSLAAGLAAPLLDFGRIEAEIDGAAANKRAAFAAYRGAVFTALGDAETAYGLVAAADAELAAANLETAQLERAADLAETRYRAGLADFLTVLDARRAADGSTERAVAAGGRARRARVLLWQALGGSDLSPLTPQS; encoded by the coding sequence GTGAGACGCACGCACCTTGCCCTGATGGCTGCGCCTCTGGCGCTTTCAGCCTGCGTTGCAGGGCCCGCGCCGCAGATCGAGACGCCGCGACCCGTCCTGCCCGACACGTTCCTGTTCGCGCCCCAGGCAGAAGAAGGCGCAGCGCTGGCGGCGTTGCTGCCGACCGATGATGCCGCCTTCACCACGCTTGCCGGGCTTGCCCTGAACGACGCTCCGACGCTTTCAGAAGCGCTCGCCAGGGTAGAGGCAGCCCGCGCCGGAGCCGCACGCGCAGGCGCCAACCGGTTGCCGTCGATCGGGGCCGATGCCTCGGTTACCGCGACCCGCACGAATCCCGCACAATTCGCCGCCAGCCTGCCCCCGGGCATCGGCATCGATACCGAGCGCACCGCCTATGCCGCGAATGTGACCGCACGATGGGACCTGGACCTTTTCGGAGTGCTGAAGGCGAGCGAGCGCGCAGCACTGGCGCGGGTCGATGCCGCCGACGCGCAGGCACAGGCCGTTCGGCTGGCCCTGATCGCGGAAATCGCCGCCACGGTCATCGATTATCGCAGCGTCGAAGCTCGCGGCTACACCCTGTCGCAAGACATGGAGGCGGCGACCGCCATCGCCCGGCTGGCAGCCGACCGGGAACAGGCCGGCCTTGCGCCGGGGTTCGACCGCATCAGGGCGGAAGCAACCGCCGCGACAACGCGCAGCCGCCTTGCCGCTCTCGGCAGTGAGAAGGCGCGGTTGTTCGGACGGCTTGTTACCCTGACCGGCGCTCAACCTGAGGTAGTGAAACAGGCATTTGTTTCACCCCTACCCGTGACCTCGGCGCCGGCTGCGCCTGCCACCCTGCCGTCGCAATTGCTGGCCAATCGCCCCGACGTTCGCGGGGCAGAGGCAAACCTTGCCGCAAGCGATGCGGAACTGGCCGCGACGGCGCGCCAGCGCTTTCCCAAGCTCACCCTTTCGGCAGCCATTGGCCTCTTGGCATTCAGTCCGGGCGACCTGTTCGACGAGGATTCGATTGTCGGTTCACTGGCTGCTGGCCTTGCTGCGCCGCTACTCGATTTCGGACGGATCGAGGCGGAAATCGATGGAGCAGCAGCAAACAAGCGCGCCGCCTTTGCCGCCTATCGCGGCGCAGTGTTCACGGCATTGGGCGATGCCGAAACGGCATACGGACTGGTTGCGGCAGCCGATGCCGAACTGGCTGCGGCGAACCTTGAGACCGCGCAACTGGAACGCGCCGCCGACCTGGCAGAAACGCGATACCGCGCAGGGCTTGCCGATTTCCTGACCGTGCTCGATGCGCGAAGGGCTGCCGATGGGAGTACCGAACGCGCCGTCGCCGCTGGTGGCAGGGCACGCCGCGCCCGTGTCTTGCTGTGGCAGGCACTCGGCGGCAGCGACCTTTCGCCACTGACACCCCAAAGCTAG
- a CDS encoding DUF3667 domain-containing protein has product MSGISEGIGSAIEGGLLGRAVEPAHGGKGGALPTGEEGTCLNCGTELVGSHCHACGQRGEIHRSLAGLFHDLIHGVLHLDGKLWNTLPLLTFKPGVLTRRYIDGERAKFVSPMSMFLFSVFTMFAVFSMIGISTPTDFSTAETVQSNIEQAREVAKKKVDDQRQLVADTPEDDPGYAESKAKLERYEQELSGIDTVSEMKLGGTQNFSFTGTGIEAFDNALVEKWKKNPGLMLYKLQTNGYKFSWLLIPLSIPFVWLLFAWRRRFHAYDHAVFVTYSQAFMSLLFVTLSVLFALGIGGMWIFLGLAVVPPIHIYKQLRYTYELTRFSALWRTVVLTNVIVFVVLGLFVWLLILLGAF; this is encoded by the coding sequence ATGAGCGGGATTTCCGAAGGGATCGGGAGCGCGATCGAAGGCGGCCTGCTGGGCCGTGCGGTCGAGCCAGCACATGGCGGCAAGGGCGGTGCCCTCCCGACAGGCGAAGAAGGCACCTGCCTCAACTGCGGCACCGAACTGGTCGGTTCGCATTGTCATGCCTGCGGACAGAGGGGCGAGATCCATCGCAGCCTGGCAGGCCTATTTCACGACCTGATCCACGGCGTGCTGCATCTCGACGGCAAGCTCTGGAACACTCTGCCGCTGCTCACCTTCAAGCCGGGCGTCCTGACCCGCCGCTATATCGATGGCGAACGGGCCAAGTTCGTCAGCCCGATGTCGATGTTCCTGTTCAGCGTCTTCACCATGTTCGCCGTGTTCTCGATGATCGGCATATCGACGCCGACCGATTTCAGCACGGCCGAAACGGTGCAGTCCAATATCGAACAGGCGCGCGAAGTCGCGAAGAAGAAAGTCGACGATCAGAGGCAGCTTGTTGCCGACACCCCGGAAGACGACCCCGGTTACGCCGAAAGCAAGGCGAAGCTCGAACGCTACGAACAGGAACTGAGCGGCATCGACACGGTGTCGGAAATGAAGCTCGGCGGAACCCAGAACTTCTCCTTCACGGGCACCGGTATCGAGGCGTTCGACAATGCCCTGGTCGAAAAGTGGAAAAAGAACCCCGGCCTGATGCTCTACAAGCTGCAGACCAACGGCTACAAATTCAGCTGGTTGCTGATCCCGCTTTCGATCCCCTTCGTGTGGCTGCTGTTTGCGTGGCGCAGGCGTTTCCATGCCTATGATCACGCGGTTTTCGTGACCTATTCGCAGGCCTTCATGTCGCTCCTGTTCGTGACGCTTTCGGTGCTGTTCGCCCTGGGCATCGGTGGCATGTGGATTTTCCTCGGCCTGGCTGTCGTGCCGCCGATCCATATCTACAAGCAGCTGCGCTACACTTACGAGCTGACGCGTTTCTCCGCCCTGTGGCGGACGGTAGTGTTGACTAACGTCATCGTCTTCGTCGTGCTTGGGCTGTTCGTCTGGCTGCTTATCCTGCTCGGGGCGTTCTGA
- a CDS encoding ParA family protein, producing the protein MAVTAIYSAKGGVGKTTIAANLAWFSAIEGGHQTLLWDLDAAGGAGFLYNIEPKGKKAEGVFRQDRAPDELMWETGYPGLDLLPADDSLRQLDTQLTQIGKRRRLDRLTAKLEKEYDRIVLDCPPGVNEVSSQVLRAADIVIVPLPPSPLSHRAFDMVAKEIKRVGDKGPSILPVFSMVDQRRKLHREALAQEPKWPVLPYSSMVEQCAVRRQPVGAFARSSPPAEQFARLWQAIDRKLAKR; encoded by the coding sequence ATGGCAGTCACAGCGATCTACAGCGCCAAGGGCGGAGTCGGCAAAACCACCATCGCGGCAAACCTCGCATGGTTTTCGGCAATCGAGGGCGGGCACCAGACCTTGTTGTGGGACCTCGATGCCGCTGGCGGTGCGGGTTTTCTCTACAATATCGAGCCCAAGGGAAAGAAGGCCGAGGGCGTTTTCCGGCAGGACCGCGCGCCTGACGAGCTGATGTGGGAGACGGGCTATCCCGGCCTCGACCTGCTGCCCGCCGACGACAGCCTGCGCCAGCTCGACACCCAACTGACCCAGATCGGCAAGCGTCGCAGGCTCGACCGCCTGACCGCGAAGCTGGAAAAGGAATACGATCGCATCGTCCTCGATTGCCCTCCGGGGGTGAACGAGGTTTCGAGCCAGGTCCTGCGCGCTGCCGATATCGTGATCGTGCCGCTGCCCCCCTCCCCGCTTTCGCATCGCGCCTTCGACATGGTGGCGAAGGAGATAAAGCGCGTCGGGGACAAAGGGCCATCGATCCTGCCGGTCTTTTCCATGGTCGACCAGCGCCGCAAGCTGCACCGCGAGGCATTGGCGCAAGAGCCGAAATGGCCGGTGCTCCCCTATTCGAGCATGGTCGAACAATGTGCCGTGCGCCGCCAGCCGGTCGGCGCCTTTGCACGCAGTTCACCCCCTGCGGAACAGTTCGCCCGGCTGTGGCAGGCGATCGACCGCAAGCTCGCAAAGCGTTGA
- a CDS encoding TetR/AcrR family transcriptional regulator — MSTASSSPDETARAPARGRPVDEAKREAIIDAARHSFFERGFAASSIEQIAADANVSKVTVYNHFGDKRGLLSATVDNECSKLRGLFHIGETPDGSLSERLTTIGAAMTAFLSRPEMVHFDRRIAAETEHDPEIGHAFLNSGPYRMKEAFTAFLESRVQAGELDIADCALAAEQFVSMCKGIGDLERRFGKAVDAQADEARIAGAVEVFLAAYATKG, encoded by the coding sequence TTGTCAACAGCCTCATCTTCTCCCGACGAAACGGCCCGTGCACCCGCGCGCGGTCGCCCCGTCGACGAGGCGAAGCGTGAGGCGATCATCGACGCGGCGCGGCATTCCTTTTTCGAACGCGGTTTCGCGGCGAGCTCGATCGAGCAGATCGCTGCGGATGCCAATGTCTCCAAGGTCACGGTTTACAATCACTTCGGCGACAAGCGCGGACTGCTGTCGGCAACAGTCGACAACGAATGCAGCAAGTTGCGCGGCCTGTTCCATATCGGCGAAACGCCCGACGGGAGCCTGTCGGAACGGCTTACCACGATCGGCGCTGCCATGACGGCGTTCCTCTCGCGCCCCGAAATGGTCCATTTCGACCGCCGGATCGCTGCTGAAACCGAACACGATCCCGAGATCGGGCACGCTTTCCTCAATTCCGGCCCCTACCGGATGAAGGAAGCCTTCACCGCGTTCCTCGAAAGCCGGGTCCAGGCAGGCGAACTCGACATCGCCGATTGCGCGCTGGCGGCGGAACAATTCGTCTCCATGTGCAAGGGGATCGGCGATCTCGAACGGCGATTCGGCAAGGCAGTCGATGCGCAGGCGGACGAAGCGCGCATCGCCGGGGCAGTCGAGGTGTTCCTCGCAGCCTACGCCACAAAGGGCTGA